In a genomic window of Rhodoligotrophos appendicifer:
- a CDS encoding acetyl-CoA C-acyltransferase family protein: protein MIGREVVIVSAVRTAIGTFGGTLKSVPPTELAATCTREVLSRAGVAPTEVGHVVFGSVIQTEPRDMYLARVAAIDAGIPVEVPALTVNRLCGSGAQAVVSAAQSIMLGDADVAIAGGAESMSRSPYSQTGARWGARMGDVAVVDMMLGALNDPFGHGHMGVTAENVAQRYQITRADQDAFAAGSHRKAAHAIKEGRFKSQIVPVEVKTGREAVLFDTDEHVRADANPEQMASLRPAFKKDGTVTPGNSSGINDGAAALLLMSAEKAAALGLKPMARIIGYGHAGVEPSEMGLGPIPAVRNLMKSTGMTIDDFDVIESNEAFAAQACAVSKELGFPAEKTNPNGGAIALGHPVGASGAIITVKALYELERAGGRYGLVTLCIGGGQGISLAVERLN, encoded by the coding sequence ATGATTGGGCGCGAAGTAGTCATCGTCAGCGCGGTAAGGACCGCCATCGGAACCTTCGGCGGCACGCTGAAATCGGTGCCCCCGACCGAGCTTGCCGCCACCTGCACCCGGGAAGTTCTCTCCCGCGCCGGTGTCGCCCCCACTGAGGTCGGCCACGTCGTCTTCGGCAGCGTCATCCAGACCGAGCCCCGCGACATGTATCTTGCCCGCGTCGCCGCCATCGATGCCGGCATCCCCGTTGAGGTTCCCGCCCTCACCGTCAACCGCCTCTGCGGCTCCGGCGCCCAGGCCGTCGTCTCCGCCGCGCAGTCAATCATGCTGGGCGATGCCGATGTCGCCATCGCCGGCGGTGCCGAGAGCATGAGCCGTTCGCCTTACAGCCAGACGGGAGCCCGCTGGGGCGCCCGCATGGGTGACGTCGCCGTCGTCGACATGATGCTCGGCGCCCTGAACGATCCCTTCGGCCATGGCCATATGGGCGTGACCGCGGAGAACGTGGCCCAGCGCTACCAGATCACCCGCGCCGATCAGGATGCCTTCGCCGCCGGCAGCCATCGCAAGGCCGCCCACGCCATCAAGGAAGGCCGCTTCAAGAGCCAGATCGTGCCTGTGGAGGTGAAGACCGGCCGTGAGGCGGTGCTCTTCGATACCGACGAGCATGTCCGCGCCGACGCCAATCCGGAGCAGATGGCCAGCCTGCGCCCGGCCTTCAAGAAAGACGGGACCGTCACGCCCGGCAATTCGTCGGGCATCAATGACGGCGCCGCCGCCTTGCTCCTGATGTCGGCAGAAAAGGCCGCCGCTCTCGGTCTGAAGCCCATGGCCCGCATCATCGGCTATGGCCATGCCGGCGTCGAGCCTTCGGAAATGGGCCTGGGCCCGATCCCTGCCGTCCGCAATCTGATGAAGTCGACGGGCATGACCATCGACGATTTCGACGTCATCGAATCGAATGAAGCCTTCGCTGCTCAGGCCTGTGCCGTGTCCAAGGAGCTGGGCTTCCCCGCGGAGAAGACCAATCCCAATGGCGGGGCGATCGCTTTGGGTCATCCGGTCGGCGCCTCGGGCGCCATCATCACCGTGAAGGCCCTCTACGAGCTGGAGCGCGCCGGCGGCCGCTATGGCCTGGTCACTTTGTGCATCGGGGGCGGGCAGGGCATCTCCCTGGCCGTCGAGCGGTTGAACTGA
- a CDS encoding RidA family protein, which translates to MTLKRLGVGKRLSNAVIHGNTVYLAGQVADDHAAGKSVTEQTKDILKQIDEVLAEAGTDKSKIITATIWLSSIGYYNEMNSVWDAWVAPGNTPARACVESKLAGPEYDVEIMLTAAI; encoded by the coding sequence ATGACATTGAAACGCCTTGGCGTAGGCAAGCGGCTGTCCAACGCAGTCATCCATGGAAACACCGTCTATCTCGCAGGCCAGGTCGCGGACGATCATGCAGCCGGCAAATCGGTGACCGAACAGACGAAAGACATCCTCAAGCAAATCGACGAAGTGCTGGCGGAAGCCGGAACGGACAAATCGAAGATCATTACGGCCACCATCTGGCTGTCGAGCATCGGATATTACAACGAGATGAACTCGGTGTGGGATGCCTGGGTCGCCCCCGGCAATACGCCGGCGCGGGCTTGCGTGGAGTCCAAGCTTGCCGGTCCAGAATATGACGTGGAGATCATGCTGACCGCTGCGATCTAA
- the chrA gene encoding chromate efflux transporter, whose protein sequence is MKSVAGSLPEIFFAFLKLGLTSFGGPIAHLGYLRAELVTRRKWLDDAGYADLVALCQFLPGPASSQVGFALGVLRHRGVLGGLAAWTAFTLPSAILMIGFAYGSTALEGRWGAGLVHGLKLVAVAVVAQAVYGMARSLTPDRQRAAIALAAAVIVLFFSTSAGQILSLLLGAAAGLWLCRSREHTEFVSHQFSISHRAGAVALILFLSLLVLLPAWAATGSNRAVELFDAFYRAGALVFGGGHVVLPLLQAEVVPPGWITNPVFLTGYGLAQAVPGPLFSFAAYLGALMPVSPNGVTGALLALTALFLPGLLLVYGMLPFWDFLRQRRLVQAGMRGANAAVVGILAAALYDPLWTSAVLTPQDFAAALAGFLLLTVWSAPPILVVALLSTTGIALG, encoded by the coding sequence ATGAAATCCGTCGCTGGTTCTCTGCCCGAGATCTTCTTCGCCTTCCTAAAGCTGGGGCTCACGTCCTTCGGCGGGCCGATCGCGCATCTCGGCTATCTGCGGGCGGAACTCGTCACCCGCAGAAAATGGCTCGACGATGCGGGCTATGCCGATCTCGTGGCGCTCTGCCAATTCCTCCCCGGACCGGCGTCCAGCCAAGTGGGTTTCGCCCTCGGCGTGTTGCGGCACCGAGGAGTGCTCGGGGGACTCGCCGCCTGGACCGCCTTCACCCTGCCGTCGGCGATCTTGATGATCGGCTTCGCCTATGGCTCAACCGCGCTGGAAGGGCGCTGGGGAGCCGGCCTCGTCCACGGGCTGAAGCTCGTAGCGGTGGCCGTGGTCGCCCAGGCCGTGTACGGCATGGCGCGCAGTCTCACACCGGACAGGCAGCGCGCGGCGATCGCGCTGGCAGCCGCTGTCATCGTCCTATTCTTCAGCACATCGGCAGGCCAGATCCTCTCGCTCCTCCTGGGGGCGGCCGCGGGGCTCTGGCTTTGCCGCAGCCGGGAACACACGGAATTCGTCTCGCATCAATTTTCCATATCGCACCGAGCCGGCGCCGTGGCGCTCATCCTTTTCCTCAGCCTGCTGGTCCTGCTCCCGGCGTGGGCCGCCACCGGAAGCAACCGCGCCGTTGAGCTGTTCGACGCCTTTTACCGCGCAGGAGCCCTGGTCTTCGGGGGCGGCCATGTCGTCCTGCCGCTGCTGCAGGCCGAGGTGGTCCCGCCCGGGTGGATCACCAACCCCGTCTTCCTGACCGGTTACGGGCTCGCGCAGGCGGTTCCAGGACCGCTCTTCAGTTTCGCTGCGTATCTGGGCGCGCTGATGCCCGTGAGTCCCAATGGAGTGACGGGTGCACTCCTGGCCCTGACGGCGCTGTTCCTTCCCGGGCTGCTGCTGGTCTACGGCATGCTGCCCTTCTGGGATTTCCTGCGTCAGCGGCGGCTCGTGCAGGCGGGGATGCGGGGGGCCAATGCCGCCGTCGTGGGGATTCTTGCGGCGGCGCTCTATGATCCGCTGTGGACAAGCGCAGTTCTCACGCCGCAAGACTTCGCGGCAGCGCTGGCCGGGTTCCTGTTGTTGACCGTGTGGAGCGCGCCGCCGATCCTGGTGGTGGCCCTTCTGTCTACGACAGGGATCGCCTTGGGATGA
- a CDS encoding potassium transporter Kup, translating into MQTSSAKSRVPALTIAAIGVVFGDIGTSPLYAMRVAFSDIGGLPFNEAAVLGVLSLLFWSLIILVTITYVTVLLRADNRGEGGVLALSSLLFRTRNNGRLKKIAIVLSLVGAALFYGDGIITPAISVLSAVEGVHVIAPALSEFVVPIAIVILVALFMVQRTGTARVGRLFGPIMCIWFAVLAALGLFQIVQSPSIIRALSPHYAIELFIAYPIPAFLSLGAIVLAVTGAEALYADMGHFGRKPIRLAWYCGVAPALVLNYLGQGALILRTPSALEHPFYHLAPTWAQPGLVVIATLATVIASQALISGVFSLTRQAVQLDYLPRLEIRHTSEHEQGQVYLPAVNWLMMAAVTLVVIGFGSSDDLASAYGIAVVSAMLVDATLLLLVTIYIWQWHPVLISAFFAVLFFVDLMFLASNSLKIIAGGWFPIVIAAFAFSVMWTWRMGRQALTQRIERDSLHLIDFVRGLATSRVVRVPGTAVFLSRRTGIVPASMLHNMKHNKVLHERVIVLTVVTEAVPIVPDDERLAHEDLGAGVHKIVLYTGFIQSPNVPRALAHCSGIGKALSMMDTSFFVSRETLVRSSRPDLPPWQEQMFITLAGLASDATQYYHIPRNRVVELGRQIEI; encoded by the coding sequence ATGCAAACTTCTTCAGCCAAGAGCCGGGTGCCGGCGCTCACGATCGCCGCCATCGGCGTCGTCTTCGGCGATATCGGCACCAGCCCGCTCTACGCGATGCGCGTGGCCTTTTCCGACATTGGCGGCCTGCCGTTCAACGAAGCTGCCGTGCTCGGCGTGCTGTCCCTGCTGTTCTGGTCGCTCATCATCCTGGTGACGATCACCTATGTGACCGTCTTGCTCCGCGCCGACAACCGAGGGGAAGGCGGCGTCCTGGCGCTGTCATCGCTTCTGTTCCGCACAAGAAACAACGGCCGGCTTAAGAAGATCGCCATCGTCCTGTCGCTGGTCGGGGCGGCCCTCTTCTACGGCGACGGCATCATCACTCCCGCGATCTCCGTGCTCAGCGCCGTGGAAGGCGTTCATGTGATCGCACCGGCGCTGTCGGAATTCGTGGTGCCGATCGCGATCGTCATCCTCGTCGCCCTGTTCATGGTCCAGCGGACAGGCACCGCGCGGGTCGGCCGGCTGTTCGGGCCGATCATGTGCATCTGGTTTGCAGTGCTGGCCGCCCTCGGTCTGTTTCAGATCGTGCAGTCGCCCAGCATCATCAGGGCACTCAGCCCCCATTACGCGATCGAACTGTTCATCGCCTATCCCATCCCCGCCTTCCTCTCCCTGGGGGCGATCGTGCTCGCCGTCACGGGTGCCGAGGCACTTTACGCAGATATGGGACATTTCGGCCGGAAGCCGATCCGGCTGGCGTGGTATTGCGGCGTGGCCCCGGCGCTGGTGCTCAACTATCTCGGTCAAGGCGCCCTGATCCTGCGCACCCCCTCCGCGTTGGAGCACCCGTTCTACCACCTTGCCCCTACCTGGGCGCAGCCGGGGCTGGTGGTGATTGCCACGCTCGCCACGGTGATCGCCTCACAGGCGCTGATCTCGGGGGTGTTCTCGCTGACCCGCCAAGCGGTGCAGCTCGACTATCTGCCACGGCTCGAAATTCGCCATACGTCCGAGCACGAGCAGGGGCAAGTCTATCTTCCCGCAGTCAACTGGCTGATGATGGCCGCCGTGACCCTGGTCGTCATCGGCTTCGGATCCTCCGACGACCTCGCCTCCGCCTATGGCATCGCAGTGGTGTCGGCGATGCTCGTGGACGCGACGCTGCTGCTGCTCGTCACAATCTACATCTGGCAGTGGCACCCCGTCCTGATCTCCGCCTTCTTCGCGGTCCTGTTCTTCGTCGACCTCATGTTCCTGGCATCGAACAGCCTCAAAATCATCGCCGGAGGCTGGTTTCCGATCGTCATCGCCGCGTTCGCCTTCTCGGTCATGTGGACATGGAGGATGGGCCGACAGGCGCTCACGCAACGGATCGAGCGCGACAGCCTGCATCTTATCGACTTCGTCCGAGGGCTGGCCACGAGCCGCGTGGTCCGGGTGCCGGGGACGGCGGTCTTCCTGTCCCGCCGCACCGGCATCGTGCCTGCCTCCATGCTGCACAACATGAAGCACAACAAGGTCCTGCATGAGCGGGTGATCGTGCTGACCGTCGTCACAGAGGCGGTGCCCATCGTCCCGGATGACGAACGCCTGGCCCATGAGGATCTGGGCGCCGGCGTGCACAAGATCGTCCTCTATACGGGCTTCATCCAAAGCCCGAATGTCCCGCGTGCCCTCGCCCATTGCAGCGGAATCGGCAAAGCACTCTCGATGATGGACACGTCATTCTTCGTGAGCCGAGAGACTCTGGTACGATCCAGTCGTCCCGACCTGCCGCCGTGGCAGGAACAGATGTTCATCACGCTCGCCGGATTGGCAAGCGACGCCACCCAATACTACCATATACCGCGCAACAGGGTGGTCGAATTGGGTCGACAGATAGAGATCTGA
- a CDS encoding adenylate/guanylate cyclase domain-containing protein, which translates to MSVRSWRSSLGDGRLPLGAVFGLGLGLLMLMAVGSALWLSIDAAIENTTTLMRDKVDLVAQASEDRVTSYLDPVEETGRFLLQTIQAGEVLLDDRTALALAMRMSLAGSPQIQGIAFLYNDLSLVRVGRREDQTRFADWSRRPDVAAGIEALKDAREPGWLPPLWTELFQDTLLVYHLPVEVKGEIQGTLLLVIATRDLSEDISEVAYAGTTPFILYGRDHVLAHPLLIHGFRGSSQEDPLPTLAQVGDPVLAEMWSREREPLSFLLPTHESGHILDVGGEPQIFVYRTLNRYGKTPWLVGLHVPGAIGAAEITRLTNIALISGLLLIIAVIAAIFIGRGMGRPLIRLADAASRVSGLDLAKVPRLPHSPIREIDVAANSFNSMVSALRWFEVYTPKALVHRLLTNDQTITAAQEQDVTVMFTDIVGFTGIASRLGPAGTADFLNAHFSQVGACIDATEGTIDKYIGDSVMAFWGAPGSQPNHAERGARAALLLAQKLTQNSASDEPVRVRIGLSSGRGLVGNIGAPGRINYTVVGEVVNLAQRFEQLGKDCAPDDPVTILITEQTAKALPDSFRPEAMGSYRIRGMNCMVEVYRLPLE; encoded by the coding sequence ATGTCCGTCCGCTCATGGAGAAGTTCGCTGGGGGACGGGCGCCTGCCGCTGGGCGCAGTCTTCGGACTCGGACTCGGGCTGCTGATGCTGATGGCCGTGGGATCGGCGCTGTGGCTCAGCATCGACGCGGCCATCGAGAACACGACGACGCTCATGCGCGACAAGGTGGACCTGGTGGCGCAGGCCAGCGAGGATCGCGTCACCAGCTATCTAGACCCGGTGGAAGAGACCGGACGCTTCCTGCTGCAGACGATCCAGGCGGGGGAAGTCCTGCTGGACGACCGGACGGCGCTGGCGCTGGCGATGCGCATGAGCCTGGCCGGCTCGCCGCAGATCCAGGGAATCGCGTTCCTCTACAATGATCTGAGCCTGGTGCGGGTGGGGCGGCGGGAGGATCAGACGCGGTTTGCGGACTGGTCGCGGCGGCCGGACGTGGCGGCGGGGATCGAGGCGCTGAAGGATGCGCGCGAGCCCGGCTGGCTGCCGCCGCTGTGGACGGAGCTGTTCCAGGACACCCTGCTGGTCTACCACCTGCCGGTGGAGGTGAAGGGCGAGATCCAGGGGACGCTGCTGCTGGTGATCGCCACACGGGACCTGTCGGAGGACATCTCCGAGGTAGCCTATGCAGGCACGACACCCTTCATCCTTTATGGCCGGGACCACGTGCTGGCCCATCCGCTGCTGATCCACGGGTTCCGGGGCAGCAGCCAGGAAGACCCGTTGCCGACCTTGGCGCAAGTCGGCGACCCGGTGCTGGCTGAGATGTGGAGCCGCGAGCGCGAGCCGCTGAGCTTCCTGCTGCCGACGCATGAGTCCGGCCACATTCTCGACGTCGGAGGAGAGCCGCAGATCTTCGTCTACCGGACCCTCAACCGCTACGGCAAGACGCCGTGGCTGGTGGGCTTGCATGTGCCCGGGGCCATCGGTGCAGCGGAGATCACCCGGCTCACCAATATCGCCCTCATCTCGGGCTTGCTGCTGATCATCGCCGTGATCGCCGCCATCTTCATCGGCCGCGGCATGGGCCGGCCACTGATCCGGCTGGCGGACGCCGCATCACGGGTGAGCGGGCTCGACCTCGCCAAGGTCCCGCGCCTGCCCCACAGCCCGATCCGAGAGATCGACGTGGCTGCCAATTCGTTCAATTCCATGGTCTCGGCGCTGCGGTGGTTCGAGGTCTACACGCCCAAGGCGCTCGTCCACCGTCTGCTGACGAACGACCAGACGATCACGGCGGCGCAGGAGCAGGACGTGACCGTGATGTTCACGGATATCGTGGGGTTCACGGGAATCGCGAGCCGGCTGGGACCGGCAGGCACGGCAGATTTCCTCAATGCGCATTTCTCGCAAGTGGGCGCCTGCATCGATGCGACCGAGGGCACCATCGACAAGTATATCGGGGACAGCGTCATGGCTTTCTGGGGCGCGCCAGGCTCGCAGCCCAATCATGCGGAGCGAGGGGCACGCGCCGCTCTCCTGCTGGCTCAGAAGCTCACTCAGAACAGCGCGAGTGACGAGCCCGTGCGAGTGCGGATCGGATTGAGCTCCGGCCGCGGCCTCGTCGGCAATATCGGCGCGCCCGGGCGGATCAACTACACGGTCGTGGGGGAAGTCGTGAACCTGGCTCAACGGTTCGAGCAGTTGGGAAAGGACTGCGCGCCCGACGACCCGGTGACGATCCTGATCACGGAACAAACCGCAAAAGCACTTCCGGATAGTTTCCGACCGGAAGCCATGGGGAGCTATCGAATAAGGGGAATGAACTGTATGGTGGAAGTGTATAGACTTCCGCTAGAGTGA
- a CDS encoding LysR family transcriptional regulator, whose translation MLDRFTSMTVFARVASLASFSAAARELGLSQTMVTKHVNALERRLNTRLLNRSTRRLSLTDAGRDFLEACTRLLLEIEEAEAAITEDRSQPRGMLRLNAPVSFGTREIAPLLADFAAEAPQVSVDLGLNDRLIDLVEEGWDLAIRIGSLKSSALIAKRLAPCRTLVCAAPRYLAEHGTPTRVEELEEHNCLSYTLSTVVGHRRWTFGRRRERMAAVSGNLQANNGDALVAAAIRGQGIIYQPTFLVADAVRSGALVPLTLDEPPIEIDGIYAVYAPGQRVPERVRAFIDFLAQRFTPVPPWDRGLDAAGRSAGGF comes from the coding sequence ATGCTCGACCGCTTCACCAGCATGACCGTCTTCGCCCGGGTGGCCAGTCTGGCCAGCTTCTCGGCGGCCGCCCGGGAGCTGGGACTGTCGCAGACCATGGTGACGAAGCATGTGAATGCGCTGGAGCGGCGGCTCAATACGCGGTTGCTGAACCGCTCGACGCGCCGGCTCTCGCTGACGGATGCGGGGCGGGATTTCCTCGAGGCCTGCACAAGGCTGCTGCTCGAGATCGAGGAGGCGGAAGCCGCCATCACCGAAGACCGATCGCAGCCGCGCGGCATGCTGCGGCTCAATGCACCGGTCTCGTTCGGGACGCGGGAGATCGCGCCTTTGCTGGCGGATTTCGCGGCAGAGGCGCCCCAGGTCAGCGTGGATCTGGGGCTGAACGACCGGCTGATCGATCTGGTGGAGGAAGGCTGGGACCTGGCCATCCGGATCGGCTCGCTCAAATCCTCGGCGCTGATCGCCAAGCGGCTGGCCCCCTGCCGCACCCTGGTCTGCGCGGCCCCGCGATATCTGGCCGAGCATGGAACGCCGACGCGGGTGGAGGAGCTCGAGGAGCATAATTGCCTGAGCTATACGCTGTCGACTGTGGTGGGGCACCGGCGCTGGACGTTCGGGCGGCGGCGCGAGCGCATGGCGGCAGTTTCGGGAAACCTGCAGGCGAATAACGGGGATGCGCTGGTGGCAGCCGCGATCCGGGGCCAGGGGATCATCTATCAACCGACCTTCCTGGTGGCGGACGCCGTGCGATCGGGGGCGCTCGTGCCGCTCACGCTGGACGAGCCGCCGATCGAGATCGATGGGATCTATGCCGTCTATGCGCCGGGGCAGCGCGTGCCGGAGCGGGTGCGGGCGTTCATCGATTTCCTGGCGCAGCGGTTCACTCCGGTGCCGCCGTGGGACCGGGGGCTCGATGCAGCGGGCCGATCAGCCGGAGGATTTTGA
- a CDS encoding DoxX family protein yields MIDSRTAPYGALLLRVALGLMFLAHAGLKIFVFTPAGAAQFFSSLGLPAAFAYLTIAAEVLGGLALILGIWTRVVAILLTPILIGAIVLVHGAAGWQFSAQGGGWEFPAFWIVALVVQALIGDGAMALRPLNKVYPVIGQPVTRGPATRGPAR; encoded by the coding sequence ATGATCGATTCACGCACCGCACCCTATGGCGCCCTGCTTCTGCGGGTCGCGCTGGGACTCATGTTCCTGGCTCATGCCGGCCTGAAGATCTTCGTCTTCACCCCCGCCGGCGCCGCCCAGTTCTTCTCCAGCCTGGGCCTGCCCGCAGCGTTCGCCTACCTCACGATCGCAGCCGAGGTTCTCGGCGGTCTGGCCCTGATCCTCGGCATCTGGACCCGCGTCGTGGCGATCCTCCTGACCCCGATCCTGATCGGTGCCATTGTCCTGGTCCATGGCGCTGCCGGCTGGCAGTTCAGCGCCCAAGGCGGAGGCTGGGAATTCCCGGCCTTCTGGATCGTGGCGCTGGTGGTCCAGGCCTTGATCGGCGATGGCGCCATGGCGTTGAGACCCCTGAACAAAGTCTACCCGGTCATCGGCCAGCCCGTCACCCGTGGCCCCGCCACTCGTGGCCCCGCGCGCTGA
- a CDS encoding VOC family protein, translating to MIVTDAQAPDREQALKHPGHPVDPGVRIGHVHLKVADLDRALDFYCGVLGFALQQRYGDQAAFVSAGGYHHHIGLNTWESRGGRPPAPGTTGLFHTAILYPTRAALADALRRLVKAGIRLDGASDHGVSEALYLRDPDENGVELYWDRPEAEWPRHPDGSLNMFTARLDLNDLLAQ from the coding sequence ATGATCGTGACCGACGCCCAGGCCCCCGACCGCGAGCAGGCTCTCAAGCATCCCGGCCATCCCGTGGACCCCGGAGTTCGCATCGGCCATGTGCATTTGAAGGTGGCCGATCTCGACCGCGCTCTCGACTTCTATTGCGGCGTCCTCGGCTTTGCCCTGCAGCAGCGTTATGGGGATCAGGCCGCCTTCGTCTCGGCCGGCGGCTATCATCACCATATCGGCCTGAACACGTGGGAAAGCCGCGGTGGCCGTCCCCCCGCGCCGGGGACGACGGGCCTGTTTCACACCGCGATCCTATACCCCACCAGGGCGGCCCTGGCCGATGCGCTGCGCCGCCTGGTGAAGGCCGGGATCCGCCTCGACGGCGCCAGCGACCATGGAGTGAGCGAGGCCCTCTATCTCCGCGATCCCGATGAGAACGGTGTCGAGCTCTACTGGGACCGTCCTGAAGCGGAATGGCCGCGCCATCCCGATGGCAGTCTGAACATGTTCACCGCCCGCCTGGACCTGAACGACCTGCTCGCCCAGTGA
- a CDS encoding DMT family transporter produces MNPTRGILLKIVSTILFTAMISCIKAVSPQIPAGEAVFFRSFFALVPILPLLIYRGELMSALLSRHYLSHFGRGFVGVLSMGSWFVAVGLLPLPEAFALGYSTPLIAVLLAIVMLGETVRLIRWAAVIIGFSGILVVVWPNLTLLREGTMEMSQGVGALSALSSSVFAALAMILVRKLLTIERTSAIVLHFSLNASLLALLTLPFGWVWPSPTEAALLIAAGLLGGLGQIAMTESYRHADTSTVAPFDYLTMLWGLIFGYALFGDVPTLSVLIGAMIIVSAGLLILFRERQLGPSRVKTPKSVGPQN; encoded by the coding sequence ATGAACCCGACCCGGGGAATTCTCCTCAAGATCGTCTCCACGATCTTGTTCACGGCAATGATCTCCTGCATCAAGGCCGTCTCGCCACAGATTCCTGCGGGCGAGGCCGTGTTCTTCCGGTCGTTCTTCGCCCTGGTGCCGATCCTGCCGCTGCTGATCTATCGCGGCGAGTTGATGTCTGCCCTGCTGTCGCGGCATTATCTCAGCCATTTCGGCCGAGGCTTCGTGGGCGTGCTGTCCATGGGCAGCTGGTTCGTCGCGGTCGGGCTGCTGCCTTTGCCGGAAGCCTTCGCCCTGGGCTATTCGACACCGCTGATCGCAGTGCTGCTCGCCATCGTCATGCTCGGGGAGACGGTGCGGCTGATCCGATGGGCCGCCGTCATCATCGGCTTTTCCGGCATCCTCGTCGTCGTCTGGCCAAACCTGACGCTGCTGCGCGAGGGAACCATGGAGATGTCGCAGGGGGTGGGGGCGCTCAGCGCCCTCTCCTCCTCGGTGTTCGCCGCCCTGGCGATGATCCTGGTCCGGAAACTGCTGACGATCGAACGCACATCGGCGATCGTCCTGCATTTCTCCCTCAACGCCTCCCTGCTCGCACTGCTCACCCTGCCGTTCGGCTGGGTCTGGCCAAGCCCCACGGAAGCGGCGCTTCTCATCGCCGCCGGCCTGCTGGGCGGGCTGGGCCAGATCGCGATGACCGAAAGCTATCGCCATGCGGACACATCGACGGTCGCCCCCTTCGACTATCTCACCATGCTTTGGGGGCTGATCTTCGGGTATGCCCTGTTCGGCGACGTGCCGACGCTGTCGGTACTGATCGGGGCAATGATCATCGTGTCGGCGGGACTGTTGATCCTGTTCAGAGAGCGCCAGCTCGGACCGTCGCGGGTGAAGACGCCGAAATCCGTCGGCCCGCAGAACTAG